In Clavibacter californiensis, the sequence AGGGCGAGGACTCGGTCGCGCGACGGGGGAGAGGCGGGACGCTGTCCCGCCTCCTCGGGCTGGGCGGCGATCGTCGTCAGCCCGGAGGGGGAGCACGCGATGTGCATGGCGGCGATGACGCTGGCGAGGAGCGCGACGCGGAGGTCGACCCCGGCCATGCGCTCGGCGTGGGCGAGGAGGATGCCGGCGGCACCCGCGGATCCCGCACCGATCAGCGCGACCAGCCCGGCGACACGTGGCGCTGCGCGGAGCAGGGTGTCCGTGGTGGGGCACGCGCCGTCGGATGCGCTCCCCGGCGTCCACGAATCGGATGCCGAGCCGACAGGACTGCTCGCGGGCACGCCCACGGCGTGATCCCGTCGGGGGAGGTCCTCCGCGCGTCGGGGCAGGAGGCCGACGGCGAGGACGAGGACGGCGGCGGCCGAGAGCGTCCAGAGATCGGTGCGCGCGAACGTGGCCGGTTCCCGCGCGACCAGCGCGGACACCGCGCGTCCGAAGCCGACGAGAGGGACGACGAGGCCGGACGCCACCGCGGTCGCCAGGAGCAGGGGCCTCGTCGTCGAGGCGGCGTCGGTCCCGCGGAGGGCGGCCGCGGCCAGGAGGAGGACGGCACCGGCGGCACCCCCGAGCACGAGCGCCCGGACCGGCGCCCCCGTCCACGATGCGACCGCGGTGGGCAGGGCGGCGAGGAGGAGCGCGCCGAGGAGGACGGACGCCGCGCCGGATGTCCGGCCGGTGCCCTGCGTCGCGTCGTGGCGGAGCCCACGGGGGAGCCCCCGCTGGAGGAGCGCCGCGACGGCGAGCAGCACGCCGGCGGGCGGCAGGACGTAGGGCTCCACGGCGTCGATGCGTCCGCGGCCGAGCGCGACCCACAGCGCCGCGGTGCCGAGGGCGAGGGCGATCCAGCCCGCATGGCGCCGCGCACGCGAGCCCGGCGCAGATGACGCGACGAGCACGGCCACCGCCGAGAGGAGCAGGGCGACGGGGAGCCCAGGGCCGCCTGAGGCCGCGCCGACCGCGACCGTGCCGGCCACGAGCGCGCCCGTCGCCGCGTCGGCGGCATGCCGGATGGGGCCGGCGAACGATCCGGGCGCGCGTCCGGGGACGACCACCGGTGCCGGGTTCCTCAGGCGATCGGCGGCACCGACCGCAGCCACGAGCACGGCCACGATCGCCGGCACGATCAGCGCTGCCGGGTCGAGCGCAAGGTACCCGCCGCGCCAGGCGAGGAGCGCGACGACCACGGCACCGACGAGCGCCATCGCCGCGGACGCCGCGAGCGCCTCTCGATGCACGGACCGGAGGACGAGGAGCACCCCCGCACCCGCGACGAGCGACACGCTCACGACGAGCGGGCGGACGACGCCCTCTCCGGAGCCGACGGATGCCGCCATGACGATCGCCACGAGGATGCTCGTGCCCACCCAGGCCGCGCCCGCGAGGCGCGCGTCCCCTGCGCTGCGGGCAGCGCGGAGGACGAGCGCCCCGAGCCCGACGAGCAGCACGGCCGTGACCGCCAGCTGCACGTCGACGGCCGACTCCCACGCGACGGATCCCGCGGAGAGGCGGAGCGCTTGCACGCAACCCACGGCAAGGATCCCGATGCCCGCGCCGATCACGACGGCGCGCAGCAGCGGACGCACGGGGGACGCGGCGTGCCGCAGCACCGCGGCGGCCCCGAGGGCGAGTGCCGCGCAGATGCCGGTCAGGAGAAAGGGCCGGAGCACGTCATCGGGACGACCTGCGGCGACGAGCGGCAGGACGGCCGTGAGGATGCCCGCGAGGGTCAGGGCCGTGACGCCGCGGCGGACCCGTGGCCCGACCGTCGACGCCGTCACATCGGCGTCGCGGTCGACGCCCACCGCGGCGCGGTGCATGAGCGCCGCGATGAGCAGCAGCGCGCCTGCGATCGGCAGCCAGTACGCCTCCGGCGAGGTCACTTCGCCTGAGAGCAGCCGGGACCACGACGCCGCGATCCCCGTGGCGAGCGCCGTCCAGCCCCATGCGCGGCGGGCGCTGCGCGACAGGAGCAGGCCGTCGCGCGCGTACGAGAGCGTGCACGCCGTGCCGCCGAGCGTCAGCAGGGGGATCCACAGGAGCTCGCGGCCCTCGCGCGTCGGGTCGAACGAGACGGCGACGAGCATCGCCCCCGTCGCCACGGCGGTCGTGCCCGCATCCAGGGCCACGCGGAGCGCCGGGGACGTGCGCCGGTAGCCGAGCAGGGCGGCGACCGCGACGACGAGTGCCACGGCGGCGGGGATAACGCCGTGGGGAGTCGCGCCGCGGTCGACCAGCGCGCCTGCGGTGAGGACGGCGAGCAGCAGCGAGGGCGCGACGAGGGCCGCGGTCGTGAGCCGCCATCGGCGCAGGGCGATGGTCCCCGGTGGTCGCGGCACGTCGTCCTGCGCGTCGGCGCGGGGCACACGCGCGGGCAAGGGGACGCCGCGGGCACCGCCCACGGTCCATGCCACGAGGCCGGCCAGGAGGGCCGCCTGCGCCGCGATGGACCAGATCGGCGATCCGGTGAGCGCGCCGCCGACGCGGTCGCCGCCGACGATCGCGACGAGGAGCGCCGCGAGACCCGCGGGGAGCAGGACCGTCGCGAGCAGCGCGCGTCGCCGCACGCCCGGACGCCCGGGGAGCACACCGGCCACGGAGACCGTCAGCCCGCTGGCGAGCAGCACGAGCACGACCGGATCGCCGGCCGAGGCCAGCGCGCTCGACAGGGGCGCGGACCCTATGACACGCCCAGCCGTGAGCGACGGTGCGAGGGCGGCGACCACGACAAGTCCGGCGAGGGCGGCGCCTGCGGTCGCGAGGCGCCCGGCGCCCTCCGTGCGCGCGGTCCGGGATCCGGCGGCGAAGAGGAGCACGACGGCCGGAGCGACCACCCACCACGTGCTCGTGCTCGCCCAGGATGCGGCCCACGCGAGGGCGCCCGCCGCGAGCGACAGCGCCACGATCGGGGCGGCGGCGGGGACGACGGCGGGGCCGGGGTCCCGACGCGCGGAGAGCCGCCAGGCGAGAGCACCCGCGGAGGCGACGAGGTACGCGCCGGCCACGACCACGACGGGGCCCGAGGCGGGGATCGCGGCGACCACCACGGCTGCCCCGGTCCAGGCCAGGAGTCGCCGACGGGCCTGCAGGCGGTTGCCGAGGAGCGCTGCGGCCGCCGCGAGGATCCAGACGAGGACGAGTCCGACGGCCGCCGCGCGGACGTCGCCGGGGAGATCGGCGACGCCGCTCGTCCGGCCGAGGACGCCCACCGCGTCGTCGAGGGGACCGTGCTCCCAGGCGGGCAGTCCGAGGAGCAGCACGGCCGTGATGCCGCCGAGGCCGGCGATCCCGGCGGGCAGCCCGGCGAGGACGGTGACGGCCAGGGCGGCGACGGCGGCGACCCGGGACGTCGCGGCGACGACGGGGTCGTGCAGGCGGCGAGCGGCCACGTCCAGCGCGGCCGCCACGACCGCGGCCGCCACGAGCTGCAGGCAGAACGTGAGCAGAGCGGGTCCGCCCATGAGGGCGGTGACCGGCACGGCGGCCGATGCTCCGACTCCCGCGACGGAGGCGGCGAGGACGCGCAGAGGATCAGCCGGTGTCGGCGCGGTGTCGCCCGCGCCGCCATGCGTCGCCACCAGCTCCACCGCTGCCTCGGCGGGTGGTGGCGCGTCCTCACCGGTCACGTGCGGATCGGCGTCCCCGTCCGTGACGTGGCCGAGGAGATCGGCGCGGGAGGCGGGCCGTGTGAGCGCCCAGGCGTGGGCGCCGCTGGCGACGGCCGCGACGAGGAGGGGGAGAGCCGGGACCGCGTCGGGTGCAGCGGCGCTGGCGGCTCCCGCGACCACGGCGGCGGTCGCGGTCGCGACGCCCACGACACGGAGGATGCCGCGTTCCCGCGCGTCCGGGAGGGCGGCCGCGCGCGACGGGGGCGCGGCGTGGACGAGGGCGACGGCCGAGGCGGCTGCCAGCGCGAGCGCGACGCGGGTCCAGACGTCGGCTGTCGGCACGGCGCCGACCAGGAGGCCGACGGCGACCGTCAGCCCCGCCCAGCCGGCGATGCCCGCCGCGCGGATGCGGAGCAGGGGCGCGAGGACGAGGAGCGACGCCGACACGACGAGCGTCCCGACGCCGAAGTGGACGAACGGGTCGTTCGACGCGGCTCCGGCCAGGTCGTAGGACCGCACGGCCCATACGTCCAGGTGCAGCAGCACGATCCCGACGACGCCCACGGCCTCCGCGGTGCCGGGCAGGCGGCGGCGGGCGAGGACCGCCGCCGCGGCGAGCGCGGCCACGGTGACGGCCGCGGTGATCGCCGCTCGGACGACCAGCCCGTAGGTCACGAAGGCGTAGACCACGTAGAACACCGACGCGACCGAGAGCAGCACGACGCCGATGGCGAGCAGCACGGCCGGGACGCTGATCCGGCGCCGTGGTGCCGCGGGCGCGGTGTGAACAGGGACCTCGACCCTGACCGGAGCCCGCTGGAGCCGGCGTGCGTCTGCGTCGGGAGCGGGGCCGGGAGCGGGGCCGGTCGGGGCGAGCATCGCGGGAGCGCTGTCCGACGATGCCACGGGAAGCGGCGCCGCCAGCCGCGGATCGGGGATCGCGGTCGCGGGGGACCGCGCGCCGCCGACTGCGCCGGCCGTGACGACCAGGGCCCCACGGCGACGCACCGCCTCCTCGCTCCAGCGCCGCATGGCATCGACGAGGCGCTCGCGCTCCGCGATCGCCTCGACGACGCGGTGCGACGCCTCGAGCACGGCGGCGGCACCGGGCGCGCGGACGTCGAGACCGCAGCGCCCGCAGACGAGCGCGCCCAGGGGCGCGAGGCAGCCCGGGCAGAGATCCGTGCGCAGGAGGTCGTCCGGTGACGCGGCCCACGGCTGTGCCGGGATCCGCGATCCACGTGAGTCGTCCTCGACCATGCAGCCCCCCGAGCTCGCCCGATGCGGAAGCTCCCAGGCTATCCACGGATCGGGACGCTAGCGGGGTCGACGTGGGCGGCGGCGCCGCGACGCCCCGAACGGGGGATGGGCGAGCCGAAGCACGGCCTGGGGAGGAGGGCCGACGGTGCGCCGACGGGAAGACGATGGAGGGGATGACGGGAATCGAACCCGCGTGATCAGTTTGGAAGACTGAGGCTCTACCATTGAGCTACATCCCCGCGACGCCGGACGACCGCCCCCGAGGGGCCGTGCGCCGGATGCGCGGGACCCAGCGTAGCGCAGCCTCCCGTCGCCGGTGACCAGCGCCCGGCACGAGTCGGATAGGCTGTGGCACGGTCGGATCGGCTTCCGCGCGCCTGCACGAAGCAGGGGCACGGCGCCCGCCTCGACCGAGGGAATGCGTGGCAGCCGGGGCGTAGCGTAGTGGCTAGCGCGTCCGCTTTGGGAGCGGAAGACCGCAGGTTCGAGTCCTGTCGCCCCGACCACATCCCCGACGACGAAATGCCGTCTCAGCCGAGGCGCGTACCGCGATTACAGGAGAACTCCACACGTGAAGACCACGGTCGAAAAGCTGAGCCCCACGCGCGTCAAGCTCGCGATCTCTGCCACCCCCGAAGACCTCAAGCCGCACATCGACCACGCATACGGCCACATCGCCGAGCAGGTCGCCATCCCCGGCTT encodes:
- a CDS encoding SCO7613 C-terminal domain-containing membrane protein codes for the protein MVEDDSRGSRIPAQPWAASPDDLLRTDLCPGCLAPLGALVCGRCGLDVRAPGAAAVLEASHRVVEAIAERERLVDAMRRWSEEAVRRRGALVVTAGAVGGARSPATAIPDPRLAAPLPVASSDSAPAMLAPTGPAPGPAPDADARRLQRAPVRVEVPVHTAPAAPRRRISVPAVLLAIGVVLLSVASVFYVVYAFVTYGLVVRAAITAAVTVAALAAAAVLARRRLPGTAEAVGVVGIVLLHLDVWAVRSYDLAGAASNDPFVHFGVGTLVVSASLLVLAPLLRIRAAGIAGWAGLTVAVGLLVGAVPTADVWTRVALALAAASAVALVHAAPPSRAAALPDARERGILRVVGVATATAAVVAGAASAAAPDAVPALPLLVAAVASGAHAWALTRPASRADLLGHVTDGDADPHVTGEDAPPPAEAAVELVATHGGAGDTAPTPADPLRVLAASVAGVGASAAVPVTALMGGPALLTFCLQLVAAAVVAAALDVAARRLHDPVVAATSRVAAVAALAVTVLAGLPAGIAGLGGITAVLLLGLPAWEHGPLDDAVGVLGRTSGVADLPGDVRAAAVGLVLVWILAAAAALLGNRLQARRRLLAWTGAAVVVAAIPASGPVVVVAGAYLVASAGALAWRLSARRDPGPAVVPAAAPIVALSLAAGALAWAASWASTSTWWVVAPAVVLLFAAGSRTARTEGAGRLATAGAALAGLVVVAALAPSLTAGRVIGSAPLSSALASAGDPVVLVLLASGLTVSVAGVLPGRPGVRRRALLATVLLPAGLAALLVAIVGGDRVGGALTGSPIWSIAAQAALLAGLVAWTVGGARGVPLPARVPRADAQDDVPRPPGTIALRRWRLTTAALVAPSLLLAVLTAGALVDRGATPHGVIPAAVALVVAVAALLGYRRTSPALRVALDAGTTAVATGAMLVAVSFDPTREGRELLWIPLLTLGGTACTLSYARDGLLLSRSARRAWGWTALATGIAASWSRLLSGEVTSPEAYWLPIAGALLLIAALMHRAAVGVDRDADVTASTVGPRVRRGVTALTLAGILTAVLPLVAAGRPDDVLRPFLLTGICAALALGAAAVLRHAASPVRPLLRAVVIGAGIGILAVGCVQALRLSAGSVAWESAVDVQLAVTAVLLVGLGALVLRAARSAGDARLAGAAWVGTSILVAIVMAASVGSGEGVVRPLVVSVSLVAGAGVLLVLRSVHREALAASAAMALVGAVVVALLAWRGGYLALDPAALIVPAIVAVLVAAVGAADRLRNPAPVVVPGRAPGSFAGPIRHAADAATGALVAGTVAVGAASGGPGLPVALLLSAVAVLVASSAPGSRARRHAGWIALALGTAALWVALGRGRIDAVEPYVLPPAGVLLAVAALLQRGLPRGLRHDATQGTGRTSGAASVLLGALLLAALPTAVASWTGAPVRALVLGGAAGAVLLLAAAALRGTDAASTTRPLLLATAVASGLVVPLVGFGRAVSALVAREPATFARTDLWTLSAAAVLVLAVGLLPRRAEDLPRRDHAVGVPASSPVGSASDSWTPGSASDGACPTTDTLLRAAPRVAGLVALIGAGSAGAAGILLAHAERMAGVDLRVALLASVIAAMHIACSPSGLTTIAAQPEEAGQRPASPPSRDRVLALAALVVSGLVAAILVIWGAADPVETVTVPIAAALLVVGARRLIRDAAAGSVRHLSPGLLVLLVPPLLADLGPSPAWRIVGLGVVALATLLTGARLRLRAPFLIGAGVLLVHAVAQLWPWIREASTTVPWWAWAGIGGVVLIAVAARYERRIRDVKEVAARVSALR